The region ATTCCACGTTTATCTCTCAATCCAATTGAAAATTCTCGCGAGAGTGGCGGAACTGGTATACGCACCAGATTTAGGATCTGGCGGGAAACCATGGGGGTTCAACTCCCCCCTCTCGCATTCCTCGGAAGACCGGTCTCCCCGTATTCCCTTTGTTTTAATGAATTACTTTAAGTAAATTCTAATAATCTTCTATTGCTTTGATTACGGAAATAATCCTCGTGCGAGGTAGGCATCGGCAATCCGCTTGATTCCAAGCATCAGAGCGGCGGTGCGCAGATCGACCTTTTCTTTAAGAGAAGTTTGAAGAACCTGGGCAAACGCCGATGTCATAACTTCCTTGAGCTTCTCCATCACCTCCTTTTCCTTCCAGAAAAAATTCTGCATCCCCTGAACCCATTCAAAATAAGAGACTGTCACTCCGCCGGCATTGGCCAGAATATCGGGAATCACCCAGATATCCCGTTCTTTCAAAATTCGATCCGCTTCGGGTGTTGTTGGCCCATTGGCACCCTCCAACACGATAGCGGTTTGAAGTTTGGAGGCATTTTCCTTTGTTATCTGGTTGGAAATAGCCGCAGGTATGAGAACATCGCATTTGAGCTTGAGCAGTTCCTCATTGCTGATTTTTTCAGCTTCGGGATATCCTTCAACGACTCTCTCCCGTTTAACATATTCAATTAATCGCGGTATCGAAATGCCATTTGGATGAAAAAGACCCGTAAAGGCATCCGAAACGCCGATTATTTGACATCCTTCTTTGAAAAGGATCTCCGCCACATTGGAACCCACATTTCCAAATCCCTGCACCACAATTTTTTTACCGGATAAGGCGCTCTTCTTATGTTTCAGTGCCTCCGCT is a window of Nitrospirota bacterium DNA encoding:
- a CDS encoding Glu/Leu/Phe/Val dehydrogenase, whose product is MLKERRTLPEYHSPIYQMAVSQFEIAAELLHLDPNIRRRLIVPKRALLVSVPVAMDDGHVEVFPGYRVHHDCTLGPSKGGIRYHPDVTMGEVSALAMWMTWKCALVGLPFGGAKGGVSCDPNQLSRKELQRLTRRFTSEILIMIGADIDIPAPDIGTNEQIMAWMMDTYSELKGYTVPGIVTGKPLIIGGSMGRNAATGQGLVYILAEALKHKKSALSGKKIVVQGFGNVGSNVAEILFKEGCQIIGVSDAFTGLFHPNGISIPRLIEYVKRERVVEGYPEAEKISNEELLKLKCDVLIPAAISNQITKENASKLQTAIVLEGANGPTTPEADRILKERDIWVIPDILANAGGVTVSYFEWVQGMQNFFWKEKEVMEKLKEVMTSAFAQVLQTSLKEKVDLRTAALMLGIKRIADAYLARGLFP